A section of the Heterodontus francisci isolate sHetFra1 chromosome 7, sHetFra1.hap1, whole genome shotgun sequence genome encodes:
- the tra2b gene encoding transformer-2 protein homolog beta isoform X2 has translation MSDTEEQTYIERDSRSPSKSPSGSLHGSGKSASQSPANSAERSHSRDGSRHSRSKSRSRSRSKSRSVSRRSSRRRYSRSRSRSRSRRRRSRSRSYSPDYRRRRSHSRSPMSNRRRHIGNRANPDPNTCLGVFGLSLYTTERDLREVFSRYGPLAGVNVVYDQQSNRSRGFSFVYFENVDDAKEAKERANGMELDGRRIRVDFSITKRAHTPTPGIYMGRPTYSSRRRDSYDRYDRYDDREYYSRSYRRSPSPYYSRGGYRSRSRSRSYSPRRY, from the exons GATTCGCGTTCCCCTTCTAAATCACCAAGTGGAAGTCTACATGGATCTGGCAAGTCTGCCAGCCAGTCTCCAGCAAATTCTGCTGAGCGCTCCCATTCCAGGGATGGGTCAAGGCACTCCAGGTCCAAGTCACGATCTCGCTCGAGATCCAAATCTAG GTCTGTATCCCGGAGGAGTTCTCGCAGGCGTTACTCAAGATCTCGATCCCGATCTCGTTCTCGCCGCAGGAGATCCAGGAGCAGGTCCTATAGTCCTGATTATAGGCGTCGTCGCAGCCATAGCCGATCTCCCATGTCAAATAGGAGGCGTCATATTGGCAATCGG GCTAACCCTGACCCCAACACTTGTTTGGGAGTTTTTGGACTAAGTCTCTATACCACTGAGCGAGATCTGCGAGAGGTGTTTTCGAGGTATGGTCCCCTTGCAGGAGTTAATGTCGTGTATGATCAACAGTCAAATCGCTCCAGAGGCTTTTCTTTTGTCTACTTTGAGAATGTCGACGATGCTAAAGAG GCTAAAGAACGTGCCAATGGGATGGAATTGGATGGGCGTAGGATTCGTGTTGATTTCTCTATTACTAAAAGAGCTCACACACCTACCCCTGGAATCTACATGGGAAGACCAACCTA TAGTTCACGTCGCAGAGACAGTTATGACCGATATGACAGATATGATGACCGAGAGTATTACAGCAGATCCTACAG GCGTTCTCCCTCGCCCTATTATAGCAGGGGTGGCTATCGTTCTCGCTCAAGGTCACGTTCATACTCTCCAC GTCGCTACTGA
- the tra2b gene encoding transformer-2 protein homolog beta isoform X1, with translation MSDTEEQTYIERDSRSPSKSPSGSLHGSGKSASQSPANSAERSHSRDGSRHSRSKSRSRSRSKSRSVSRRSSRRRYSRSRSRSRSRRRRSRSRSYSPDYRRRRSHSRSPMSNRRRHIGNRANPDPNTCLGVFGLSLYTTERDLREVFSRYGPLAGVNVVYDQQSNRSRGFSFVYFENVDDAKEAKERANGMELDGRRIRVDFSITKRAHTPTPGIYMGRPTYSSRRRDSYDRYDRYDDREYYSRSYRRRSPSPYYSRGGYRSRSRSRSYSPRRY, from the exons GATTCGCGTTCCCCTTCTAAATCACCAAGTGGAAGTCTACATGGATCTGGCAAGTCTGCCAGCCAGTCTCCAGCAAATTCTGCTGAGCGCTCCCATTCCAGGGATGGGTCAAGGCACTCCAGGTCCAAGTCACGATCTCGCTCGAGATCCAAATCTAG GTCTGTATCCCGGAGGAGTTCTCGCAGGCGTTACTCAAGATCTCGATCCCGATCTCGTTCTCGCCGCAGGAGATCCAGGAGCAGGTCCTATAGTCCTGATTATAGGCGTCGTCGCAGCCATAGCCGATCTCCCATGTCAAATAGGAGGCGTCATATTGGCAATCGG GCTAACCCTGACCCCAACACTTGTTTGGGAGTTTTTGGACTAAGTCTCTATACCACTGAGCGAGATCTGCGAGAGGTGTTTTCGAGGTATGGTCCCCTTGCAGGAGTTAATGTCGTGTATGATCAACAGTCAAATCGCTCCAGAGGCTTTTCTTTTGTCTACTTTGAGAATGTCGACGATGCTAAAGAG GCTAAAGAACGTGCCAATGGGATGGAATTGGATGGGCGTAGGATTCGTGTTGATTTCTCTATTACTAAAAGAGCTCACACACCTACCCCTGGAATCTACATGGGAAGACCAACCTA TAGTTCACGTCGCAGAGACAGTTATGACCGATATGACAGATATGATGACCGAGAGTATTACAGCAGATCCTACAG AAGGCGTTCTCCCTCGCCCTATTATAGCAGGGGTGGCTATCGTTCTCGCTCAAGGTCACGTTCATACTCTCCAC GTCGCTACTGA